In Cryptomeria japonica chromosome 10, Sugi_1.0, whole genome shotgun sequence, a genomic segment contains:
- the LOC131055910 gene encoding uncharacterized protein LOC131055910, protein MAQSQLFTIDFMGVGSPQLDCPQQLLHRRSMQSCLGKIKPQMLQQVLSHGCFSDSENFHREDQIGVSEGIKTLDLFPLHPLGFQSNSKQDKGQSAFYNYPRQSVSNSQESTDGEKQSHAVEISNANLPMAKRISLQRFLQKRKDRLSRVIPYVTSSK, encoded by the exons ATGGCTCAATCTCAGCTGTTCACCATCGATTTCATGGGAGTCGGAAGCCCTCAATTGGATTGCCCCCAACAACTTCTGCACAGGCGAT CAATGCAGTCATGTCTGGGAAAGATAAAGCCCCAGATGCTGCAACAAGTGCTCTCACACGGATGTTTCAGCGATTCAGAAAATTTTCACAGAGAAGATCAGATTGGGGTTTCTGAAGGAATTAAGACTCTGGATCTGTTTCCCCTGCATCCTCTAGGGTTTCAATCCAACAGTAAACAGGACAAGGGCCAATCGGCTTTTTACAATTATCCAAGGCAAAGTGTTTCAAATTCACAAGAATCCACAGACGGGGAAAAACAAAGCCACGCTGTTGAAATATCAAATGCCA ATCTTCCAATGGCTAAGAGAATATCCCTTCAACGATTTCTGCAGAAACGGAAGGACAG ACTGAGCAGAGTCATTCCCTACGTGACGTCATCGAAGTAA
- the LOC131055909 gene encoding uncharacterized protein LOC131055909, with the protein MSQRQLFTIDLLGIGRDNNGSPQLDSAMDCHQQLVHSRSTQSCLGKIRPHLLQQVLSQGCLSDSENFHREDHIGVSEGIKTWDLFPLHPLGFQSNINRTKANRLCWIQKLKFLKLLQLIQQFCTIIQGKVFQIQKNPHKGESKGTLLKHQMPIFQWRRGYHFNDFCRNGRTDSANSFRTRRHQCNCLVGKG; encoded by the exons ATGTCTCAACGTCAGCTCTTCACCATCGATTTATTGGGAATCGGAAGAGATAATAATGGCAGCCCCCAATTGGATTCCGCCATGGATTGCCACCAACAACTTGTGCACAGTCGAT CAACGCAGTCATGCCTGGGAAAGATCAGACCTCATTTGCTGCAACAAGTTCTCTCACAAGGATGTTTGAGCGATTCAGAAAATTTCCACAGAGAAGATCATATTGGGGTTTCTGAAGGAATTAAGACTTGGGATCTGTTTCCCCTGCATCCTCTAGGGTTTCAATCCAACATAAACAGGACAAAAGCCAATCGGCTTTGTTGGATACAGAAATTGAAATTTCTAAAGCTGTTACAACTAATCCAGCAATTTTGTACAATTATCCAAGGCAAAGTGTTTCAAATTCAGAAGAATCCACACAAGGGGGAAAGCAAAGGCACGCTGTTAAAACATCAAATGCCA ATCTTCCAATGGCGAAGAGGTTATCACTTCAACGATTTCTGCAGAAACGGAAGGACAG ACTCAGCAAACTCGTTCCGTACACGACGTCATCAATGTAATTGTTTAGTTGGCAAAGGATAA